In Deltaproteobacteria bacterium, the genomic window CGATGGAGTCGATGCTTGAGAGAGGGGGTGAAACCCTGGCCGATGAGAAGGGGAGACCTGTCCGTACCGTGGTTTTTCTTCTCGATCTGGTCAATGAGGCCAGCAAGATCGACTCGGCCAGTGCCATGAAAAACGCGATCCTTCTCAAGAAGGATCACGATTGCGCGGTGTATGTGATCTGCCGGAACGTGAAGGTCTGTCTGGACGGAATGGAGAGTCAATACCGGAGTGCCCGCGACATGGGAGTCGTCTTCATCAAGTACGACGATCCCCCTAGGCTTTCGCTTGTCGATAGTCAGGTCAACGTGGAAGTCAAGGAGGTGTCCACCCGGATGAGGGGGGACCAGTATTCTCTCTCCATCCTAACCGATCTGGTTGTTTCGGGAGAGCGATTCGTCCCCTCGTGGCAGACCAAAAGGCTGGCCGGAATGTTCGGCATCCCCTCCACCCGAGAGGGTTATCTCATGGATGACAACCCCCAGTTTTGCCTGACAGGGGCGAACCGACGTGGTCTGTTTCTGGCAGGAGGCCGTGGCTTCCCGCTCCCCCTCGATGAAGCCCTGAAAGAGGCGGAGGCTGCGGCTGCACAGGTGGCCCGGCTGGTCTCTTCGGGCACCTACGCGTATGACCTGGCGGTTGCGGTGGTCAATCCGGCAAAGTGTGCCCTCTGCCTGACCTGTTTGAGGGTCTGCCCCCATCGTGCGGTGGTGGTCGAGAAGTATGCGGCCGGCAACGTCTATACCACGGAGAGAGGGGAAGAAGGGGGGAAGTCCGAGGCGGCCAGGGTTTTGGCGGTGCAGTGTTACGGGTGCGGGATCTGTGTCGCCTCTTGCCCGACCAGGGCCATTGCCCTGAACCATCTGACCGACCAGGAGCTCTCCCTCCAGGTGAGGGAATGGTCCTGAGGGGAGGAGGATTCTTCGTGGGGTCTTTTGTTCCGAGAATCGTCGCCTTCTGCTGTGACAGATCCGGTTATCGAGCGGCCGATATGGCTGGGGGACTCGGCATCTCCGTCCCGGAGACCATAGAGGTCGTCCGTGTTCCCTGTGCAGGAAGGGTCGACGCCCTTCACATTCTCCGGGCTCTTGAGAGCGGAGCGGATGGAGTGTTGATCGTCGCGTGTCACAGGGGAAACTGTCGGTCTCTCACCGGGGATCTGGCGGTAAGAGCCCGAACGGAGCACGTCCATGAGATCATGGAAAGGATCGGCCTCAAGAGGGAGAGACTCGAACTCTGCAACCTCTCCGTCCAGGACGGCCCGAAGTTTGCCGAGACGGTCCGAAGGAAGTTCGAATACCTGAAAGAACT contains:
- a CDS encoding FAD-dependent oxidoreductase, translating into MKSSGAGHVAVFLDHCGGALSDLLDEEMVRYASGLPQVVSCNVEEDLSRPGGLARLASRLKQAKADRVVIAGRSPRWYERSFRSLAVSGGLNPYMFLVVNLQDQVAGWIPDVARARQKTRGLLAKTVKEALLLRPIRREEIEIPNRAVVVGGGAVGLCAASALADAGIEVTLLTEAEEIGEEGDVLPYLWDEPFEMGSWLGERVEEVKGHPKIDVKTSVEIRGFEGRLGDYHIEIEDPSGRREIVEGSAVILATGCDSVPNREGIFGHRRFISLRAMESMLERGGETLADEKGRPVRTVVFLLDLVNEASKIDSASAMKNAILLKKDHDCAVYVICRNVKVCLDGMESQYRSARDMGVVFIKYDDPPRLSLVDSQVNVEVKEVSTRMRGDQYSLSILTDLVVSGERFVPSWQTKRLAGMFGIPSTREGYLMDDNPQFCLTGANRRGLFLAGGRGFPLPLDEALKEAEAAAAQVARLVSSGTYAYDLAVAVVNPAKCALCLTCLRVCPHRAVVVEKYAAGNVYTTERGEEGGKSEAARVLAVQCYGCGICVASCPTRAIALNHLTDQELSLQVREWS
- a CDS encoding hydrogenase iron-sulfur subunit, whose translation is MGSFVPRIVAFCCDRSGYRAADMAGGLGISVPETIEVVRVPCAGRVDALHILRALESGADGVLIVACHRGNCRSLTGDLAVRARTEHVHEIMERIGLKRERLELCNLSVQDGPKFAETVRRKFEYLKELGPNPTR